A single region of the Candidatus Neomarinimicrobiota bacterium genome encodes:
- the tnpA gene encoding IS200/IS605 family transposase, giving the protein MAIHSKVKVFVHLVWSTHSRNPILNKEFKKQLKTHLIVHGKENGILIQEINIQPEHLHLLIPIPADLSISKIAKSLKGESSRWINENGFVQGKFRWQRGYGAFSVSASQLNIVSNYIRNQDEHHKKNTFMDEYNHWLKRYGMEKDEND; this is encoded by the coding sequence ATGGCAATCCATTCAAAGGTCAAAGTTTTTGTTCATCTGGTATGGTCAACTCACAGTCGCAACCCAATTTTAAATAAGGAATTTAAAAAACAGTTGAAAACCCATTTAATTGTGCATGGAAAAGAAAATGGAATATTAATTCAGGAAATAAATATTCAACCTGAACATTTACATTTATTAATTCCAATACCGGCAGATTTGTCTATATCAAAGATTGCTAAAAGTTTAAAAGGTGAATCATCAAGGTGGATCAATGAAAATGGATTTGTCCAGGGGAAATTCAGATGGCAAAGGGGATATGGTGCTTTTTCGGTCAGTGCGTCTCAGCTAAACATTGTTTCAAACTATATAAGAAATCAAGATGAGCACCATAAGAAAAACACTTTTATGGATGAATACAACCATTGGCTTAAGCGGTATGGGATGGAAAAAGATGAAAACGACTGA